In Rosa chinensis cultivar Old Blush chromosome 1, RchiOBHm-V2, whole genome shotgun sequence, a genomic segment contains:
- the LOC112201858 gene encoding putative dynamin-related protein 4A, with amino-acid sequence MGVARQTDLACISEGEGSSCVEQHAIIEAAPIVSSYNDKIRPLLDAVDKLRSLMVMEEGIQLPTIVVVGDQSSGKSSVLESLAGISLPRGQGICTRVPLIMRLQHHSSPEPEFQLEYNGKVEHTDEVNIADDIINATNAIAGGGKGISNTPLTLLVKKDGVPDLTMVDLPGITRVPVRGQPEDIYDQIKVMIMHYIKPEESIILNVLSATVDFTTCESIRMSQSVDRTGDRTLAVVTKVDQAPEGLLEKVTADDVSIGLGYVCVRNRIGDETYEEARAKSQQLFQTHPLLSKIDSWTC; translated from the coding sequence ATGGGAGTAGCAAGGCAAACAGATTTAGCATGCATTTCAGAAGGTGAAGGATCATCATGTGTAGAACAACATGCCATCATTGAAGCCGCACCGATTGTGTCATCCTACAATGACAAAATCCGTCCACTCCTTGACGCCGTTGACAAGCTCAGGAGCCTCATGGTTATGGAGGAAGGCATTCAGCTCCCCACCATTGTTGTTGTAGGTGACCAATCATCTGGCAAGTCAAGCGTCCTTGAATCCCTGGCCGGCATCAGCCTGCCACGTGGACAAGGTATCTGCACCAGGGTACCCCTTATAATGAGGCTTCAACACCACTCTAGTCCTGAACCAGAGTTCCAGCTGGAGTACAATGGCAAAGTTGAGCACACTGATGAGGTCAACATAGCTGATGATATTATCAATGCCACCAATGCTATTGCTGGGGGAGGTAAGGGAATTTCTAACACCCCATTGACTTTGTTGGTGAAAAAGGATGGTGTTCCGGATTTGACTATGGTAGATCTCCCTGGAATCACTAGAGTTCCTGTTCGTGGTCAGCCTGAGGATATCTATGATCAAATCAAAGTCATGATCATGCATTATATCAAGCCTGAAGAGAGCATCATTCTCAATGTGTTGTCTGCTACTGTTGATTTTACAACTTGTGAATCCATCAGGATGTCACAGAGTGTGGATAGAACTGGTGATAGGACTCTGGCTGTGGTCACAAAGGTTGATCAGGCTCCCGAAGGACTATTAGAGAAGGTTACAGCAGATGATGTTAGTATAGGTCTCGGTTATGTCTGTGTGAGGAACAGGATTGGAGATGAAACTTATGAGGAGGCAAGGGCTAAATCTCAACAACTATTTCAAACTCATCCTTTGCTGTCTAAGATTGACAGTTGGACGTGCTAA